The Vibrio sp. SNU_ST1 genome has a segment encoding these proteins:
- a CDS encoding AsmA family protein, with protein sequence MKKVFMVFGIALAIAVATIVALLLSLQTQYRADVTNFFIKHAIEQRVLIEDVKYQAPYHITLMGITQSQPEKQTPLYIDKIDLWFSSSSITEAKLVFESVLISGLQLEANDLETLTSLFTQPSIKIHQLAINNLDFSTPDFNARGTDFQISEPTWDDNIALLPYGKIQLSASQLYWQGEAFDNLLIDLDLKPSDSTLYGASFDWRGAKISGQAEQYQQGWSLVNVTVDGLRLNQKQTQSLLSKEWDVAGIQINHINSLDILRSDVEWQDGHFAAFDASLENIQLPFELWKQQKAIFSLQAEGVSIDDDMFIEPSIKLNLDPNQILIEDLYTQFLQGTVQLNGTVTPNSIELAQLDLQGIKWLTESQDSPLPATRLIPWLTQLQSVEISRLNIERSQLIQLAQKPYWQVSGLHIEGYQVQLLQDRKLGLWQGKLMASANDASYQNIISAQPVVEMNSEQGKWTLTRLFVPLKHGYIEANATLDFNQISKPWNLDISADGLPIAPMLQQLELPLDATGYAEFELQAAGLYGDSLMLGYSTTGQLTGSVRQGVMTFNNKLSETSTDNVFEIPELNANFDRGRFTLEPVDIIGASAAEQGEQRIQTLNGELSGELDLLKAEQHSLSITLSDQCHQISGKLTQAEYSEINDCQQKSATPQE encoded by the coding sequence ATGAAAAAGGTATTCATGGTGTTCGGCATTGCGTTGGCTATCGCCGTTGCAACTATCGTAGCATTGCTATTAAGCCTGCAAACTCAATACCGTGCGGATGTTACTAACTTTTTTATCAAACATGCGATTGAACAACGTGTGCTCATTGAAGATGTTAAGTACCAGGCGCCTTATCACATCACCTTAATGGGCATTACCCAAAGCCAACCTGAAAAACAAACACCGCTGTATATCGACAAGATTGACCTTTGGTTCAGCTCCAGCTCGATTACGGAGGCCAAACTGGTCTTTGAATCCGTTTTGATCAGTGGCCTACAGTTAGAAGCCAACGACCTAGAAACACTCACCTCTTTATTTACCCAGCCAAGCATTAAGATCCACCAGCTGGCCATCAACAATCTCGACTTTTCAACCCCAGACTTTAACGCGCGAGGCACCGACTTTCAGATATCCGAACCAACATGGGATGACAACATCGCATTACTGCCCTATGGCAAAATCCAGCTCTCAGCCTCACAGCTGTATTGGCAAGGCGAAGCGTTCGATAACCTGTTGATTGACCTAGATCTTAAGCCGAGTGATAGCACCCTTTATGGCGCTTCGTTTGACTGGCGTGGTGCCAAAATTTCTGGTCAAGCAGAGCAGTATCAGCAAGGTTGGTCGTTGGTGAATGTGACCGTCGATGGCTTACGACTCAATCAGAAACAGACCCAAAGCCTACTAAGCAAAGAGTGGGATGTAGCAGGTATTCAGATCAATCACATCAATAGCTTAGATATTCTGCGTAGCGATGTAGAGTGGCAAGACGGCCACTTCGCAGCTTTTGATGCCTCACTAGAAAATATCCAACTGCCTTTTGAGCTGTGGAAGCAACAGAAAGCTATTTTCTCTCTGCAAGCCGAGGGAGTGAGCATTGATGATGACATGTTCATAGAGCCAAGTATCAAGCTCAATTTAGATCCGAACCAGATTCTGATTGAAGACCTCTATACTCAATTCCTACAAGGCACTGTTCAACTTAATGGCACAGTAACCCCTAACAGCATTGAATTAGCACAGCTCGACCTGCAAGGTATAAAGTGGCTTACGGAAAGCCAAGATAGCCCTCTACCCGCCACTCGCTTGATACCTTGGCTCACGCAGCTCCAGAGCGTCGAGATTAGCCGACTTAACATAGAACGCAGCCAACTTATCCAACTCGCACAAAAGCCTTACTGGCAGGTCTCAGGATTACATATCGAGGGGTATCAAGTTCAACTTCTACAGGATAGAAAGCTAGGTCTTTGGCAAGGAAAGCTGATGGCCAGCGCGAATGATGCCAGCTACCAAAACATTATTAGTGCTCAACCTGTGGTTGAAATGAATAGCGAGCAAGGAAAATGGACGCTGACACGCCTGTTTGTCCCACTAAAGCACGGCTATATTGAAGCCAACGCAACACTCGACTTCAACCAAATCAGTAAGCCATGGAACTTAGATATCTCTGCCGATGGATTACCGATAGCACCCATGTTACAGCAACTTGAACTACCACTCGACGCAACCGGTTATGCCGAGTTTGAACTTCAAGCTGCGGGTTTATACGGCGATTCATTAATGCTCGGCTATTCCACAACAGGTCAACTCACTGGTAGCGTTCGCCAAGGTGTGATGACCTTTAATAATAAGCTTTCTGAAACATCGACTGATAACGTGTTTGAAATCCCAGAGCTCAATGCGAATTTTGACCGTGGACGCTTCACACTCGAACCAGTAGACATTATTGGTGCGTCGGCAGCAGAGCAAGGCGAACAAAGGATTCAAACGTTAAATGGCGAATTGTCTGGAGAGCTCGACTTGCTAAAAGCAGAGCAACACTCTCTCTCGATCACACTATCGGACCAATGCCATCAAATCTCAGGAAAGCTCACCCAAGCTGAGTATTCCGAGATTAACGACTGCCAACAAAAAAGCGCCACTCCACAAGAGTAG